From the Nostoc sp. PCC 7107 genome, the window TTTCTTGCCCCATAAACCAGCCAATTAAGACAAAATTCAGCAACACGGCTGGCGCTCCCCAAATTCTGGCTTGGAAATAATCAGCCCCAGCGATTTCAATTTCTGGGGAACCGCTGAGAATTGTAAAGCCAAGTTTTTGTAATGGGTATTGTAACAACAGAATTAATAAGCCAATTCCCAAAGCAATTAAGCCACTGCGTATCCCTGCTAAGAGTACGGCTTTGTGGTCATCGAGTCCCACAGCTTGTGCAGTCAGCGCATTCACACTAGAACGCAGAAATTTCAATACCCGATAAAGGTAGTCAAAAATAATCGTTGCTAAAATCACTCCCGCCAAATGGCGGATATCTGCCAAGTGTCCCAAAAAGGCAATATCCACCAAACCTGCTAGGGGAACCATCATGTTGGATAGCATACTAATGCTGGCCAATTTGTAAAAGCGAGGCAAGAAGTTGTACTTGGGTGATACCGCAATTGTCATAGATTGTTGTCTGTACTGGAATTTATCTTCCAGTCTGAACTATTTCATGGGGAAATGACATACGGTAATCCGATTTGATTTGTGAAAATCGTACTTGTTTAGATACCCGAATTCTGAAAGAAGTCGGGTATCTTGAGCTTGTGTAATTTCTAATTTAATTTCCTTGTAATTGTGCATTCAAGGCTTTGGAAATGCGATCGCGTGTTTCGAGAATATGAGCTTTGCTATATTCATCGTTAGAACTGACTTGAGCCAGTTTTTCATCTAATTGCTTGAGTTTGTACCAAGCTAAAGTCCGCGCATCTTCTGGGACGGATTCTTTACGCAACACCATGCCAATGAGAAGATCCAGGTATTCTCGCTGCAAACCTCGCCGCATACTGGAGATTTGCAAAGCTGACTTTTGAGGTTTGATTACTTCTGTCCAAATGCCTGATTGGAGTGTGTCAAATAATTCTGGCAGTGTCAGTGCTTGCCCTGATTGGGCTTTGAGTTCTAAATCTTTGAGACGGTTGAGGCGATCGCCTGAGAGTAAATCGCGCAACACTGCACTCTGCAAGAACAAAACCAACTCGTGAATTGGATAATCTAAACGTCCCACGCGGGGATAGCTGCCCCAGTGCCGCCAACGAGAAGGTGCTAATTTATTCAATAAATCTGGGGAAAATTTTAAGGCATCTTCCGCAAACACATATTTTTGCAGAGTTTTTAAAGCTTGGCGTTGTTCTTCTACGGGGACTGGTTGAAATGGTAAACGATTTTGTCCGCCCTGTTTACTAGAGTCAACATCACCACCTTTGATGCGGTAAAAAGACTGTCCGCCAATATATTTACTCACATAATAAATTTGCTGGAAATAATTACCCAGAACCGTACTAAAGCGTTCACTAACATCGCTGTAGCTTTCCCCGGCTGTGGGATAACCTTTGTTCAGACGATCCCACATCACCCGTGAATTATCTAATTGCCATTGGGAATAAACCAGCACGTTGTTACTATTGTCCCAAGCATCGGCTGTGGGATCGAGATCGTAAACATCCTCGTCTGTGGAATAACTTAACTCTGGCTTATAAGATTGGTTGGCAATTTCCTGCAACAATGGTTTTTCGGCAATGGGAGATGTCGCCTGGGTGGAGATATAACCATATTGAATTGCCCAATCATCATAAGCCCCCACCGCATTCGGAAAATAATCGCCCTGCTTTGTGCCTTGGGGTGCAATATTTGGGGGAATGTAATCCATTACAGAAGCAGTCAAACCTTTATTGTGGGTGACATCTTTATTGTTCATCTCCTGGGGTGGCAATAAAGTACTACCCCGGAAGTTATGCCGCAAACCAAGGGTATGACCGACTTCGTGGGCAATAATTAACCGTAAATATTGATTAATATATTCTTTTACTTGGTCTTGGCTGGGTGTAGTGTCTTTTAACAGTGTCATTGCCAAGGAACCAAAGGCAAATTGATTAGCGGCTTCCATGCCATAACACAAGTCATACTCCCCAGCTAGTTTGGATAAGTTTCGCAATAACCCGTTTTGTTCTGGCTGGGGAGAATTTTGGTCTTTGGCTGCTTCCCCGCCGCAAAGAAAGCGATTTTGCATCCATGCTGATAGGGAGGTGCGATTTTGCTTGGCGTTAGGTTGGACAATTTTGCGATACTCACTTTTCAACGCACGCACAAAACTCGCATCAACTAAAATGTCTGCATCTAAAATTTCTCCGGTGAGGGGGTTAACGCGGGATGGCCCCATTGCAAAATAACCATCAACTGTGTTTATCCAGCGAATTGTGTTGTAGCGAATATCCGCCGGATCCCAGGTGGCGTTATCTGGCATTTGTTTGGCTTCAATCGCATCTTTAAATCCGGCTTTGAGGAAGGCTTTGTTCCACATTAAGATGCCTTCTTTGATAGCATCACGATATTCTAAAGGAACTGCATTATCAATCCAGAAAACAATTGGTTTTTTGGGACGGGAAATAGCAGCTTTGGGGTCTGCTTTTTCTAAATTCCAGCGATTGATATAACGAACAAAGGGATCTCCACTATCTTTAGTTAAGTCTTGGTAAGCGGTGATGAAATAACCCACTCGTTCGTCGGCTAGACGTGGGCGGTAATTATTATTGGGTAATTGTGAAAGACTGTAGTGGACGCGTAAAGTAAAGCCCCGGTCGTCAGCGAGGGAGGCGAAACTCATCTGTTGATTATCTCGATTTTTAATACTACCACTAGAAAAATTTAAGACCGATTCAATTTCGACGTTATGGGGAAAAGCTTTCGCGTCACCGAAGTATGATTGGTCTGCGGTGGCTGTCACACCTAAATTTGCAGATAATCCGGCTAAGTCGGAAAGGAGTAAATCGCTGAGGTCAACGAGGATAGTTTTGCGTTGGGGATGAACACTTTTGATCGGTAACATATAGAGAATTGAATCGCTAAATGACCGGGCAAGCGATCGCGCTTGTGGATCTCCATCCCGCGTGCGAAAATTAACGTTACGGACAACAAAGTGTAATTTGTCGCCTACCCGCTGCCAATAAAACAAAAAATCTTGCAAAGGTATACCGCTATAAATACCTCGTTCGCCAATTCCCGATTCTAATGTGGCAGTTGCTAAATAATTATTATTTAACTGTTCTGGTTTAATTTCTAGGTAAACTTTATTCTTTTTAGAATTGCGATAGAGGGTAAATAGTCCCTCTTTTTTTTCAGCATCTTTAATTACTTCATCAAATGCTTCTAAATCATCTTTAGCTATAGGTTTCGCTGGCGTATTTGGCTTTTTCTCCGGCTTATTGCTGGGTTTACCCACTTCTAAAAATGGTTGTTTTTCTGATTGCTTGATATTTTTGACAACCCAAATAAACGGCTGACTTTGAACTTGTTTATCTTGATTAATTACCCAAACTTGCGGCGATGGTAATTTTTTCCAGGCAGGTGCTTGACTATTTTTGCTGCTTCTAACTTGTGCAATCTGGTTAATATCTAAAGCTTTATTGTCTTTGTTAGTCCTTAGCGACTCAGCATTAGCAGTTCCTATTCCTAATAATAAACCTTGCAACAAAATTACATAAAAAGTTACTTTATTCATTCACTTTAGCCCTGATAAAGATTAAGAGTTAATTTTTAATTTTTACCAATAAAATTTTTGGCTGCCATCAGTAGAAGCAACCTAAAAATTCCTGAAGTTGTCTGATATTCTCTGGCAGACTTTTGGCTTCAGTTTTGAGAGATATTATGCAGTTGTGTATTATTTTTGCTCACAATTCCTTAGCGAATAAATAGTAAGTATGATTGTGTCACCCGCTGAGTAAAGATAATGGTAAAAAATACACAATTTCGGCAAAAACTTTTAAAAAAATATAAATTTCCTGATAAATAATTAACTTTGAAAGCTAAAATTTAAGTCTATCCTCAATATATAGTTCCTCACTGTCAGAAATTTAGCTGTTACTCAGTACTTTCGTCAATAAGATATACATACTACTTTATACTTCTATCTTTTGGCATCTCAAAACTAGACTCGACAATCAAAAATTAATCAATTTTTAAGATAAAGATTGGTCAATGGTCATAAAAGATACAATAACTGGTAATAAATGTTAATTATTGCTGGTGTTGTAGCGAAAGAGATTTTCTAGCGTGCATAAACAGCCAGAGCTTTGATACCATAGCTGCATGTCACTACATCAAAACTCTGGCCGCTGGCGTTTAGGGCTGGCATTATCTCTATTAACTGTTTTCTTGTGGGGAATTTTACCAATTGCGTTGGCGGTAATCTTGCAAGCGCTTGATGTCTATACGGTGATTTGGTTTCGCTTTTTGGTATCGTTTATACTACTGAGTGTATATTTAGGGGTGCGTGGTGAGTTACCAAAGTTAAAACAATTACCTGCCGTTGCTTGGAAGTTGTTAGCGATCGCTACACTGATGTTAGGAGCTAATTATTTCTTTTTCATGCAGGGTTTAGCGTTGACATCTCCTGCAAATGCAGAAGTACTGATTCAATTAGCAACTTTGTTATTAGGCTTTGGTGGGTTAGTTATTTTTCACGAACGTTACACACTCCGTCAATGGGTTGGTGTGGGTGTGCTGATTTGTGGGTATGTGATATTTTTTCGTGACCAACTCAGCAACTTAATTACCGCACATGGCACATATATTTTTGGTAGTGGTTTGGTAGCCGTAGGTGCATCTGTTTGGGCTATTTACGCTTTAGCACAAAAGCAGTTGTTACAATCTTTATCGTCGTCTAATATCATGATGCTAATTTATGGAGGTGCGGCTTTATTATTTACACCTTTAGCAAGACCAGACACTATTTTAAAACTGAATCATTTGCAATTGGGGATGTTAATTTTTTGTGCTTTAAATACGTTAATTGCTTATGGTGCTTTTGCAGAATCATTAGAACATTGGGAAGCATCCCGCGTCAGTGCGGTGCTAACTTTAGCACCAATTGTGACATTAATATCTGTTGAGTTAGTAGCAATATTAGTACCTACCTTAATCCCTGCCGAAAATATTACAATTACTGGGATAATTGGAGCTATTTTAGTAGTAGCTGGTTCGATGGCGATCGCTTTGGGTAAAAAAAAGTGAATTGCCAATGCTGGCAATATTGATTTTAATTACAACCCATTACCAATTAAAATAAACGGCGACCAGTAATAAGGGTGAGAATAATCACTTGTTGTAGTAGCAGGTTTACTACGTAGTAAACTTAATTGTGCTTGGCGTAAGGCTTCAGCTTTTGTGGGTTGATTTTTATTAGCGAGATTCGTGTAAAATTGCTGCATAAGTACACTGGTGCTGCGATCGTCAACTAACCAAAGAGAAGCTATTACTGATTTTGCACCTCGATTCAGAAAAGAATATGCAACACTCGCAATTTCTACCCCATCTTGACGAGATCCGGCAAGGGCTGTTTGACAAGCAGATAAAACCACTAAATGAATATTGTTTAACCCTGTTAAAGTTTGAATTTGGGGAATCGCCAGTTTTTCGCCATTTCCTAACAACAAATACGAAGCATCTTTGCTATCAGGAACAAATTCACCATGCGTAGCAAGGTGTAAAATTTTATTACCTGTGAGATTGTCTCGTAAATTCCGAAAATCAAAAGCATTATTGAGAAACTCTTTCCCTGGATATATACCTTGTTGATTATTCTTAGTTTTCACAATTGCATTCAACTCTGTAGGGACATTTTCTAGGGCGGGGAAATCACCTACCGCTTGCGAAACTCCCATTGCTAAAACTGAAGTATTTTGTGTCCCTGCGGGTAAAGTAGTAGAAGTATCTGTTAAGTCTGCGGATAAAACATTGTAGACAGTGTAATTCTCAATTAAATATTGCTTTCCGTCAAACAAAGTACTCATAGGGACATAACGTGTTACCCTATCAAGCGCAAACACGAGATTTTTTACTTTATTTTCTTTTAGTTCTGGTTCTAATGGTTTAATCAACCAGGAATAAAGTTTTTGACTAACTGACTGAATCTGCGAAATATCTTTAGCAGCACAATCAATATTTTGACATCGTCCGATTAACCGCCGAAATTCCTGGACTGTATTTCCTAATTCTTCTCGTCCAATTTTGACTTCAAACTTTTTAGCAGCATCACCAGAATACAGTAATAGCCAAAGTTTATCTTCTAGCACTAAGGGGTAAATCATCACTGTACCCGGTTGTGATTTGACTATTTCTAAAACTTTCGGACTGTCAGGACGAAATGCACCAGGATCTTTTGCTAAACGTTCTCTAATTTCTGTGTCGATTTTATTTAATTCTTGATTAAACTCAGCAACTAAGTTTGTTAGTTTATCGTTTAGTTTAGTTTTATCTTTACAGTTAGTTTGTTCGCACTCACTAATTTGTTTTGCTAAAGCAATAATTGATTGATTGGGTGCAGCAATTTTTGTTTCTTCCGGATTTAAAGTAACTTTTGGTTTGTCTGTTGGCGAAATGTTAGTAGTGGCAAAATCTTTGATTTCTTGAATCTTCAAAAGTTCTAAAATTTGTGTTGCTTCTTTTTCTCTACCTTGAGATAGTAATAAATTTGCCAGTTGACGATAAATATCAGAGGTGGTTACTTTGCCAAAATCAATCTTTGTTTGCAAAAAAGAAGCTTGTAACTGTGGTGGTAATCCTTCAATATTACGGCGGATTTGTTCAATCCCATTAATAGCTTGTTTGTAGTAAGTAATTGCTACATTTGGTTGATTTAAATCAGCGTAAGTACGACCTAAACCAGCATAAATACCCCAAGCACTACCTGTAATTTCTGTAGGAGTAGGAATTGTTAACGCCTGTTGATAGGCTGTAATTGCTTGCTGTTTTCTACCAAACTGACGATGTAAATCACCTAAAACATTGAGTGCATCTTTTTCATAAACTGGGTTCTGCACTTTTCTCGCAAATGCTAAAACTGTTTGTATTTCCGCAATTGCTTGCTTTTCATTACCCAATTCACCGTAGGCTAGGCTTAATGTCCGATGTGGTATTATCTCCCAAGCTGGTTTTTTAGTTTGTTTTAAAATAGCTAAACTTTGTTGGGCAAAGTCTACAGTTTTTCGGGCTTCTCCGGTATTGTAGTAATTACCTGCGATCGCCAATAAAGCAAATGCTTCTCCATTACGATTTTTTAGTTGTCGCTGTTTGGCTACGAGTTGCTGATAAAACTCATTGCTTTTTTGATACGCACCCAAATTACTGTAAATATCACCAAGACTTGCTAATGATAATACTTCAGATGTAGGGCTTTTGATGTATTGAGCAATTTGTAAACTTTGCTGAGATAATTCTAAAGCTTTGGGATAATCTTTGAGATTTCTGTAAACATTCCCCAGATAAGCCAGTGCTTGAGACTCTAAAGGACGTTCTTTAATTTCTTTTGTAATTGCTAAACTTTGCTCTGCTAATTCCTTACTTTTTTGATAATTACCAATGTTGGTATAAACACTACTTAAATCAAGTAACCCTTGGGCTTCTAGAGGACGATTGTTAGATTTTTTTGCAGATAACAATCCTGGTTCTGCTACAGCAATGACTTTGTTATATTCTCCCAATGAATCATAGGCTTGACTCAGGTTAAGTGAAGCAACTGCTACACCTAAGAAATTTTGAGATTTTTGGGCTATGAGCAAACTTTTTTGAGCTAATTGTATTGCTTGCTCATATTCTCCTTTTATAATGTATGCTTTACTGAGTCTTGCTAAAGGTATCATTTCCAATTCGGGTGCTTTTAATTGTCTGGCTATTGTTAATGCTTGATTTGCTACTTCAATAGCTTTTTGTGTATCTCCTAATAAAATATAAATATTACTTAAACTACTCAAAGCTATGATTTCATAAGTACGTTGGTTAGTTTTTTGAAAAATTTCTAATTGTTGTTGACTGAGTTCTAAGGCTTTTTGATAATTACCTTGTTTTTGATAACTATCACTCATGACATTTAAAGCATCCGCTTCTAATTTCGGGTTTTGCAAGCGTTTAGCAATTACCAACATTTGTTGTGCTAACTCAATAGCAGAGTTATAATTTCCCTGGCGTATGTAAATTCCACTAAGTTGCTTTAAAGCATTTGCTTCTAGTTGAGGTTCTGTAAATTGGCGAGTAATAATTAATGCTTTCTGAGTTAATTCCAGGGCTTTAGGTAAGTCTTGTAAATACTGATATAAATAACCTAAATCAATTAGTGCATCAGCCTCTAAACTTGGTTGACGAAGATTTTGAACTACACTTAGGCGTTGTTTAGCAAAATCTAAGGCTTGTTCGTATTTTCCCAGATTAAGATGAATCAAACTCAAGCCTTGTAGCGCATTCGCTGGAAACCTAAGAGCAGAATCTTGCTTGATAGGTGGTAATTCAGCAATTTTGATGGTTTGAGCTTTAAATAAAGCTTGTTGACAAGCATCTATGGCTTTTTGATACTCTGCTAAGACATTGTATTCACTGCAAATAGTTATTAACGTACTAACTTCGCTAGTGGTATCTTTCTGTTCTCTAGCAATTTCTACTTGACGTTTCCTTATCTCAATTGTTTTGCGAGTTTCTCCCTGGTTATTATAAATTTCTGCTAGTACAGACAGATAAGCATTTTCTGTATCTATTGCTTTGAGTTGTTGAGCAATCTTAATAGCTTGCTGTAATAACCCTATGGCTTTTTGATTCTCTCCTAAATATTGATAAGCACTTCCTAATGCTCCTAATGCACTTGCTTCTTCTTCAGCCTGATTCAGTTTTTTAGCAAGAATTAAGGCTTCTTCAGCAAACTTAATTAGTTGAGTAGATACTTCTTTAACTTGAGAATTTAATCCTCTGAAATTAGCATTAGATGCTACTAATTGATATTGATAAATGATTGAGTTTAAGGTTCTAAGTTGGAAAATTTTATCTTTAATTTCGCGGTTAACTGCTAATGATTGAAGGTAGAAATCTAAAGCTCGCTCATTTTGATTCTGCTGAGTATAATTCAGCCCAATCACATAAAGAGTTCTAGCTTCAAATGCACGATTGCCAACTTCGCGGCTGATAGCTAAAGCTTTGTCGAAAAACTCTAAAGCGCGATTAATATTGGACATATTATCGTAAACTATACCTATTCTAAATAGTGTATATTCTTCTTGAAATTTATCTCCTAAATCTCGATGTATTTTTAATGCTTGCTGTAAAAAATCCAAACCTTTTGCTTCTTGTTTTAAATAAGAATAAGTGTAGCCAATTCGGCTGAGAGTAACACCTTCTCCGGCTTTATCTTTTACTTCACGGCGAATTACCAAAGCTTGTTGTAATATTTTAAATGATTGCTCATACTGATTTAAATTGAAGTAAATCCCGCCGATATTATCTAGAGTTTCTCCTTCACCTATACGGTCTTTAACTGATTGGCGAATTACTAAAGCTTGTTGCAAAGTTTCTAATGCTTTATTGTATTGAAATGACAAGTTATAAACTTGTCCTAAATTGTTTAGCGTTTGCCCAATTCCCTGTTTATCATCCAGTTGACGATAAATATTTAAGGCTTGTTCATAGGTTTTTATCGCATCCTCATAATATCCACGTCGATACTGTTGTACGCCTTTTTGATAGAGTTTATCTGCTTCTGCTTTGCGGTTAGGTTGAGTAACTGTTTGTGCTAATGTCTCTTTGATTAACAGATGATTTGCTGAGATGGCTACAGTACAAAACAGGGAAAGTATGAGGGTAATGCTTTGTAGATGGTGACGCATTTAACTGATGTTTTGCATGTTATTAGACAGAAATACAATACGTAAGTATAGTTTTATAAAAAAAACAGCCATTTTTAACAATTCGCAAGAAAGGAGAAGCCCAGCTTCTGATAAGACTGGGCTTTTAGGTTTTTTAGTAATCCAAACGATCGCCCTACACTAAAACACAAGAGCGATCGCACCTTAATTAAGCAGGGATAAACTTTAACGACACGCCATTCATACAATAACGCTGACCTGTGGGTGCAGGGCCATCAGCAAATACATGGCCTAAATGTCCACCACAACGGCGACAATGAACTTCTGTACGCGTCATGAACAACGACCGATCTACAGTAGTAGCGATCGCACCTTCAATTGGTTTAAAGAAACTGGGCCAGCCAGTACCACTGTTAAATTTGGTATCAGATTTAAACAGTGGTAATTCACAAGCCGCACACACATAAGTACCTTGTGCATACTCCTTATCAAGCGGGCTGGTGAAAGCGCGTTCGGTTCCATGTTTACGCAAAACATAAAACTGTTCTTTTGTTAATATCTTGCTCCATTCATCTTCAGATTTGGTAACTTCAAACTCAGTATTAGAACTTGCCACGATTTCTCCCCTTGGATTAATAAACTGTGATAATAAGGCTGCACCTGTTAATACGGCACCGGCCTCTAAAAAATAGCGTTTTTTCATATAGCAATTACCAATCAAATTAGGTATATATTCCCCAGCCTTTAATCTCTGACATTAAAGAAAATGTACACTACTAAAATGAGAAACGCTATATATCTATTATGAGTTTTTGCTTAATTGCATTTCAAGATATGAGGAATCTGGTTTGATTACTGAACATACTTGTGTAGGTCAGAAACAGAATAGCACGTTTTGTGGTGGTGACTTATTATTTTACTTAAAAAAGCACCCACCTAATGATAGATATTTTAAATTAAGATGTCGCCCCGTTAGTCGGAGGACAGATAGTGCTGCACTTTTTATAATCAGGACAAAGCTGGGAACCGGAGGTAATTAGAGTGTGAATCTACAAATCTATGAATTAAAAGAAACTGCGACTCAATTACTAGTCGCTATGCTATCTAACCCCCACATTTACCCATGTTTAGGTAAGTGGTCTTTTACTGCATCTGGTAATTAATCAATTTGTTGATAGGGCATAAAATTATTACCCCGCTATTTTAAATGGATGATATTCAAGACAAGTTTATATGTTGGGGATGATAGCTAGAACGACTATCCCAATAATCAGCTTGTTTAATACTGACTTTGAGTAAAGCCAAATCTGGTTCATTTAATCCCTGAGAAAACCAAGTTTGTAATTCTGGTTTCCATAATTCTGTCATTTTTTGACGGTCTTGTACCAGTTGTGCTGTGCCAGAGATAGAAATATAACGCTGATTTTGGGATGATGTAAAGCTAACATTCACTTGCTGATTATGTTCAATTTCACTAACTCTATGAGAGTTAGCGCTAGTAAAAAACCAGAGTGTCCCATCTTTATCTAATTCATCAATAGAGTGCATTGGACAACTGTGCAAACTACCATCATCATTGACTGTAGTCAACATCCCATAGTCAATACCTTGAATTAAAGTTTGCAGTTTTTGAATTTGGCGATCGCTGTTTGTGGAAATTGCCATAATACCTTTTTTCTCTTAATTTATTTACCTAGATTTTATGGATTACAACCAATAGTTTATTTTGGTATAATCTATTTTTATTCATAACATTTACTTACGCTCATTACTTGAGTCTAAAGACATAATTTTGCTGCATAGACTAATAGACGATTTTAATGCCGATGTTTATAAAATGACTAACAGTGCCGCTGATTTGCGGTTGATAGTACCTTTATGTCTTGGTTTATTTACTCTTACTCAGTTAATCAAACAAGGATTTAAGTTTGAAGATACACCTTTGTATATATTAGTCTGGTTTGCCTTTAATAGTTTAATAAAACTTAACATTACTGAAGAATCAGAGCGCGTAAATGTAAATAAAAATTAATCAATTGCGCCTAATTAAGTAAGGGCTAGACTTTGAAAGTCTTAACATTACTGTGAACAGTAATGAGAGCTTCATACTCTATAATTTGACAATGGAGATACATTTTAAGATTGCAGTTTTGCAATAGCAAAAACGGGGGCAAAAATTGCAGTGATTCAAGCAATACATACTAAAGTTAAAGGCAGGGCTAGATATAAAGTAGAAGAGCTTCACAATTCAGCAGCACTCAAAAATTATCTGGAGCGATCGCTGGAAATTTATCCAGAAATAAATTATGTTTCTGCTAATCCCTTAACGAGCAAAATTTTAGTTTATTTCCCTCAAGAAAAAAGCTATCAAGACATAGCAGGGATAATTGAAAAAGTTTTATTAACTTATAAAGAAAAAAGTAAGTTAATATCAGCGGATCAAAGCAAAAATAAATTAAAAACCAATAAAATAACTGTTACTCATTCTCAGCAACAACAGGGAGAAGACTGGTGTTTACTACCAGCCGATAAAGTTCTCCACAAATTAAATACATCTCAAACATTGGGATTATCTGGTGAATCAGCTAGGGCAAATCTGCAAAAATATGGGGCTAATGTCCTCGCGCACACAGAAAAACGCTCCAATTTAGGCATTATTATTGAGCAATTTCAATCTCTGCCAGTGGCATTACTCGGAGTAGCGGCGGGGGTGTCAATTTTCACAGGTGGAGTGATTGATGCGGCGGTAATTTTAGGCGTAGTCATTCTCAATGCGGCCATTGGTTACACCACAGAAAGTCAATCAGAAAAAATTATTCACTCCCTAAAAAATCGAGAACCCGCATCAACTTGGGTAATTAGAGATAGTAACCTGCAAGAAATACCCACAGAAAATGTAGTTTTAGGTGATATTTTAGCTCTCAAACCTGGCAGTTATGTCGCCGCAGATGCGCGATTAATTGCAGCAGAGAACCTGAGTATTGATGAATCTGCTTTAACTGGGGAGAGTCTGCCTGTAACGAAAACTTATGATTTGCTTATAGGTGAAGATATCCCATTAGGCGATCGCGTGAACATGGCCTATAAAGGAACTTTTGTTACAGGCGGTCAAGGACTGGCGGTTGTTGTCGCCACAGGTCAACATACTGAAATGGGACATATTCAACAACTTGTGGGTGAAGCCACCGCAATGGAAACCCCCCTCGCCAAACAACTAGACCAAGTAGGTAGCCAGTTAGTATTAATCAGCATGGGTATTTGCGGCTTAGTCTTTGGTTTGGGCGTATGGCGGGGCTACGGCTTAGTGCAGATGTTGAAATCATCCATTTCCCTCGCCGTGGCCGCGGTTCCCGAAGGCTTACCCACCGTAGCAACTACCACCCTCGCCCTGGGTATCCGCGATATGCGCCGCAACCGTGTTCTAGTGCGTAGTTTGAGTGCAGTTGAAGCCTTGGGTTCAGTCCAAACAATTTGTATGGATAAAACCGGGACATTGACAGAAAATAAAATGTCAGTTGTGGAAATTCAAAGCAACACCCACAACATCAAAGTTGCGGATGGGGAATTTATCATCGGGGAACAAAAAATTAATCCCTATCGCAACGATGAACTATTAAAACTAATTCATGTCTCAGTTCTCTGCAACGAAAGCCAAGTCAGCCGCGAGGGAAATGGTAAGTATGAAGTTATCGGTTCAGCCACCGAAAACGCCCTA encodes:
- a CDS encoding HAD-IC family P-type ATPase codes for the protein MIQAIHTKVKGRARYKVEELHNSAALKNYLERSLEIYPEINYVSANPLTSKILVYFPQEKSYQDIAGIIEKVLLTYKEKSKLISADQSKNKLKTNKITVTHSQQQQGEDWCLLPADKVLHKLNTSQTLGLSGESARANLQKYGANVLAHTEKRSNLGIIIEQFQSLPVALLGVAAGVSIFTGGVIDAAVILGVVILNAAIGYTTESQSEKIIHSLKNREPASTWVIRDSNLQEIPTENVVLGDILALKPGSYVAADARLIAAENLSIDESALTGESLPVTKTYDLLIGEDIPLGDRVNMAYKGTFVTGGQGLAVVVATGQHTEMGHIQQLVGEATAMETPLAKQLDQVGSQLVLISMGICGLVFGLGVWRGYGLVQMLKSSISLAVAAVPEGLPTVATTTLALGIRDMRRNRVLVRSLSAVEALGSVQTICMDKTGTLTENKMSVVEIQSNTHNIKVADGEFIIGEQKINPYRNDELLKLIHVSVLCNESQVSREGNGKYEVIGSATENALIYMAISSGVDIIDLKQKYSLVQTNLRSENRNLMSTIHQTHDGQKLVAVKGSPAEVVELCQTWVKHGEIVELTQADKRAIAIENDRMAGKALRVLGVAYNQIDECQSNNNHESDLIWLGLVGMADPIRKGAKELINDFHQAGIATVMITGDQSPTAYAIAKELELSQEQQLEILDSSNINNLTPAALAALSDKVDVFARISPSNKLQIVQALQAAGKVVAMTGDGINDAPALKAAQVGVAMGKGGTDVAREVADIVLEDDRLETMIVAVSRGRTIYNNIRKSVHFLLATNLSEIMVMTTATAVGIGEPLNAIQLLWLNLVTDIFPGLSLAMEAPEPEVLSQPPRNPDEPIIKKSDFGRIVFESAGLSVSTLVAYAYAIRRYGFSPQASTVAFFTLTSAQLLHTFTCRSEHHSLFSEEKLPRNGYLNAALIGSFTIQILAIALPPLRNLLKITPLNFVDTAVIIGSALWPLLLNESTKNIQPQNPSLPLLPIDR